A single window of Anaerolineae bacterium DNA harbors:
- a CDS encoding Sulfur carrier protein adenylyltransferase ThiF: MTKKSSPHKKTAKKTARQSTPSLLVWVVLGVVAVLVIYGIYQQIAYANRHATRIPEINVEQAYEKYQQNAFILDVRQPEEWNEGHIPNATLIPLDQLAQRVNELPRDREIVVVCRSGNRSREGTLILLENGFKQVSSMAGGILDWSAKGYPLVQGP; encoded by the coding sequence ATGACGAAGAAATCTTCTCCGCATAAAAAAACCGCCAAAAAAACTGCTCGCCAAAGCACACCTTCCCTGCTCGTCTGGGTGGTTCTTGGTGTTGTGGCAGTCCTGGTCATCTATGGCATCTATCAGCAAATTGCCTATGCCAATCGGCACGCAACCCGCATACCCGAAATTAACGTCGAGCAGGCGTATGAAAAATATCAACAGAACGCCTTCATTCTGGATGTGCGTCAACCCGAAGAGTGGAACGAAGGGCATATCCCCAATGCCACCCTCATTCCGCTCGATCAACTGGCTCAGCGGGTGAACGAACTGCCGCGTGACCGCGAAATTGTGGTTGTCTGTCGTTCGGGCAATCGCAGCCGCGAAGGCACCTTAATCCTGTTAGAAAACGGCTTCAAGCAAGTCAGTTCCATGGCTGGTGGGATACTTGATTGGTCAGCAAAGGGTTATCCGCTGGTTCAGGGACCTTAA
- a CDS encoding ADP-ribosylglycohydrolase family protein — MKKRFEGCLLGLACGDALGAAVEFQLPGSFMPLTEMVGGGPFNLAAGQWTDDTAMALCLADSLIQCGGFDARDQMERYCRWRDEGLWSSTGVCFDIGYTTAAALRRFEQTGDPYAGSTDPLTSGNGSLMRLAPIPMFYVEDLQKVAYYAVESSRTTHASREAVDACRLFAVMVALALRGEPKHVILLETYARYFESEDLAPAIAEIAQGSYLRKKESDLIANGYVVNTLQAALWSFWQAENFRQAVLLAANLGYDSDTTAAVCGQIAGAFYGVEKIPRSWLSCLARATEIRHLADQLYELRWRPTPQHDLLS; from the coding sequence ATGAAAAAACGGTTTGAGGGTTGTCTGCTCGGTTTAGCCTGCGGGGATGCGCTGGGCGCAGCGGTGGAATTCCAGCTGCCGGGCAGTTTCATGCCTCTAACCGAAATGGTGGGAGGAGGACCGTTCAATTTAGCGGCCGGGCAGTGGACGGACGATACCGCGATGGCGTTGTGCCTGGCGGATAGCCTGATCCAATGCGGGGGCTTCGATGCGCGTGACCAGATGGAGCGTTACTGTCGCTGGCGAGATGAGGGCTTGTGGAGCAGCACAGGGGTCTGCTTCGACATCGGCTATACCACTGCCGCCGCCCTGCGGCGCTTTGAACAAACCGGTGACCCGTATGCCGGCTCGACCGATCCTCTGACCTCTGGCAACGGTTCGTTGATGCGCCTTGCCCCAATCCCCATGTTTTATGTCGAAGATTTGCAAAAAGTCGCCTATTATGCAGTCGAGAGTTCGCGCACCACGCACGCTTCGCGTGAAGCCGTGGATGCCTGCCGCCTGTTTGCGGTCATGGTGGCACTGGCTTTACGCGGTGAACCCAAACACGTTATCCTCCTGGAAACCTACGCCCGCTATTTTGAAAGCGAAGATTTAGCCCCTGCCATCGCCGAGATTGCTCAGGGGAGCTATCTCCGCAAGAAAGAATCGGATTTGATCGCCAATGGATATGTGGTCAATACCTTGCAGGCTGCCTTGTGGAGCTTCTGGCAGGCAGAGAATTTTCGTCAGGCAGTTTTGCTGGCTGCCAATTTGGGTTACGATTCGGATACCACGGCGGCAGTGTGTGGGCAGATCGCCGGAGCCTTCTATGGGGTGGAAAAAATCCCGCGCAGCTGGTTGAGCTGTCTGGCACGGGCAACGGAGATTCGCCATTTAGCCGATCAGCTTTACGAGTTGCGCTGGCGTCCCACGCCGCAGCATGATCTTTTGTCATAA
- a CDS encoding Transcriptional regulator, ArsR family: MSALSPSLSQEVNQLHADICSALADPTRILLLYTLSEKPRTVNELTVEFGLPQSTISRHLKTLRERGLVLATRKGQMVEYALADERLIQALDLLREVLRDGVLRRAVVVQEFEQNQESE; this comes from the coding sequence ATGAGTGCCCTAAGCCCTTCCCTTTCCCAAGAAGTAAATCAACTACACGCTGATATCTGTTCAGCGCTGGCCGACCCGACCCGCATCCTCCTGCTCTACACCCTCTCCGAAAAGCCGCGCACGGTAAACGAGTTGACGGTCGAGTTTGGACTGCCTCAATCAACCATCTCCCGTCACCTCAAGACGCTGCGCGAGCGCGGCCTGGTGCTTGCCACCCGCAAGGGTCAAATGGTGGAATATGCCCTGGCAGATGAGCGCCTGATCCAGGCTTTGGATTTGTTGCGCGAAGTGTTGCGCGATGGTGTCTTACGCCGCGCAGTTGTCGTGCAGGAATTCGAACAGAATCAAGAAAGCGAATAA
- a CDS encoding Octaheme tetrathionate reductase: MRNFRYIWLVGLAVTLAVIIIPLAIFWPRAEASVDNPRAFLPRHKPHTPHANIIEGPFNTPQEVTRTCLKCHPEAAQEVMQTVHWTWESKPVPIPGHDNVVMGIGKKNLINNFCIGIQGNWNKCNTCHAGYGWADNNFDFNNPENVDCLACHADMATYAKADYGLPAEGVDLVAAAKSVRNPTRENCGACHFDGGGGNGVKHGDLDESLYFPSENLDVHMGREDMQCTDCHRTEKHQIKGRMISVSVEGSNQVYCTDCHSERLHADERINTHVKTVACQTCHVPSFALKNPTKTYWDWSTAGQDQPEDHYTFLKIKGNFIYEKNVRPTYLWFNESVSYRYLLGDKIDPTKPTLLNPPAGDINDPTAKIFPFKIHVARQPYDKVYNYLLQPLTAGEGGLWTTFDWADALRKGSEFTGLPFSGEYDFAETWMYWPITHMVQTSPNALQCNDCHSVNGRLDWQALGYPGDPMQWGGRFSNR, from the coding sequence ATGAGAAACTTTCGCTACATCTGGCTGGTTGGACTCGCTGTAACGCTGGCGGTGATCATCATCCCGCTGGCGATCTTCTGGCCCAGGGCAGAAGCCTCGGTTGATAACCCGCGGGCGTTTTTGCCCAGGCATAAGCCCCACACCCCTCACGCCAACATCATCGAAGGCCCCTTCAACACCCCTCAGGAAGTCACGCGCACATGTTTGAAGTGTCACCCTGAAGCTGCCCAGGAGGTGATGCAAACGGTTCACTGGACCTGGGAGAGCAAGCCGGTGCCGATCCCCGGACATGATAACGTTGTTATGGGGATTGGGAAGAAAAACCTGATCAACAACTTTTGCATCGGCATTCAGGGCAACTGGAACAAGTGCAACACCTGTCATGCTGGATATGGCTGGGCGGACAACAACTTTGATTTCAACAACCCCGAGAACGTGGATTGTCTCGCCTGCCATGCTGATATGGCAACTTACGCCAAAGCCGATTATGGCTTACCGGCTGAGGGAGTCGACCTGGTAGCCGCAGCCAAAAGCGTGCGCAATCCAACTCGCGAGAACTGCGGCGCCTGCCACTTCGACGGCGGCGGCGGCAACGGCGTTAAACACGGTGATCTGGACGAAAGCCTCTATTTTCCATCCGAGAATCTGGATGTTCACATGGGCCGCGAAGACATGCAATGCACCGATTGTCACCGCACCGAAAAGCATCAGATTAAAGGACGCATGATTTCAGTCAGCGTGGAGGGCAGCAATCAAGTCTATTGCACCGATTGTCACAGCGAGCGCCTGCACGCCGACGAGCGCATCAATACCCACGTCAAAACGGTGGCTTGCCAGACCTGTCATGTCCCCTCCTTTGCTTTGAAAAACCCCACCAAGACTTACTGGGACTGGTCAACCGCCGGACAGGATCAACCCGAAGATCACTACACCTTTTTGAAGATCAAGGGCAACTTCATTTACGAAAAGAACGTACGCCCTACCTACCTGTGGTTCAACGAGAGCGTTTCCTATCGCTATCTGCTGGGCGATAAGATCGATCCTACCAAGCCAACCCTGTTGAATCCTCCAGCCGGCGACATTAACGATCCCACGGCAAAAATTTTCCCCTTCAAGATTCATGTTGCCCGGCAACCCTACGACAAAGTTTATAACTATCTCCTGCAACCTTTGACAGCCGGCGAAGGCGGCTTGTGGACGACCTTCGATTGGGCAGATGCCTTGCGCAAAGGCTCAGAGTTTACCGGTTTACCCTTTAGCGGTGAGTATGATTTTGCCGAAACGTGGATGTACTGGCCGATCACCCACATGGTACAAACCAGCCCCAACGCGCTGCAGTGCAACGATTGTCATAGCGTCAATGGGCGTTTGGACTGGCAAGCCCTTGGCTATCCCGGCGACCCCATGCAATGGGGAGGTCGCTTCAGCAATCGGTGA